The DNA window TCGTAGGACAGGCCGATGTCCACGTTCTGGAAGTACCAGTCGTTGGCCGTGTTCCATGCGCCGCCCAGCTTCCAGTTGTAGCGGGACGTGGGGTTGCCGCCCCAGCGGCGCGTCGTCGCGCCCATCTTGTACTGGTGCTGGTCCTTCTTCTCGCGCAGGCCGTCCAGGGCGATGCCGTAGATGAGCGGGCTGATGCGATGGCCCGGCGCGGTGCAGTCGATGGTCAGCTTCGTGTCGCGTCCGCTGCCCTTGCCCATGCGCCCACCGCCCGCGGCCAGCGCGGCGGCGACCTCCGGAGGCAGCGGCACCAGCGACACCTTGTCGAAGAGCACCCAGTCGCGTCCCACGTCCTTGGACGCGCGCACCACCACGCGGTCGAACGCCTCGCCGCGCGGGTTGAGCAGCTCCATGGGGATGAGGACTTCCGACCACTCGCCGTCCTTGCGGACCTGGAGCTCGGCGGTGATGGGGATGCGCGGGAAGGACGTGGCGCCCTGCGCGTCCAGCCGCACCTCCAGGAACTCGCCGTAGGACTCGGGCGCGCTCAGGCGCAGCGACAGCGCGCCGAACGTTCCTTCCAGCTTGGGGCGGTACAGAATCCAGCCGCCGTAGTTGAACAGGCGCATGCGCGCCGGAGCACCCTTGGGCAGCTCGCGAGGCGCCCAGCCGATGTCACGCCACCCCGTGGACAGGCCGCCGTCGTAGAGCGACATGAGCGCGGCGGAGGCGGCCTTCTCCACCGTGTCGGACGCCTTCTGCGTGGCGGCGTCCTGCGGCGCTGGAGCCGAAGCGGCCTTCTTCTCGGAGGAGGCGGAGGGGTCCGCCGCCCACGCCACCGCGCCGCTCGCGAGCAGCGCGCACGTCACCACGGCCGCGCCCGTCTTCCTTCGCGCACCCTTCACACCGTCCTCCATGTGCTCATCTCCCCCAGTGCGTTCGCGAGGCGGGCCTCACAGCACCACGTCGTCCGTGTCCTTGCGCGGAAAGATGCGAGCGGGAATGCCCACGGCCACGCTGTCCGGAGGGACGTCCTGGAGCACCACCGCGTTCGCGCCGATGCGCGAGCGGGCGCCGATGCGCACCGGCCCCAGGATGCGGGCCCCGGCGCCAATCCAGACGTCGTCCTCGATGGTGGGGTAGCCGTTGTCCTTGGCCGTGCCCACGGTGTTGTTGCCGTAGAAGCGCACCCGGTCGCCGATGCGCGCATCGCCGCCGATGACGACGCCCAGGCTGTGCACGAAGTACACGCCCTTGCCGAGCGTGACTTCCTTGCCAATCTCAATCCCCATCACCGCCGTCTGCGCCACGCGCAGCACGTGGTTGACCAGGGGGATGTGGTAGTCGAGCGCGGCCTCGCGGGCGCGGTTGAGCGCGGTGATGCGGTACGAGTCACTGCTCAGCACCACCCGGGCGATGGACTTCGCGTCCATGCCGCCACCAGCGGCCCTGGCCAGCTCGCGCGCGTCGGAGACGAGCGAGCCGAGGAGCGAGCGCTTTTCCTTCATGATGTTCATCTCCCCCTCTGCCCCTGGAGGTAGCGGGCCACCTCCTGGGCGATACCCGTCCAACCGCCGGCCTCGCTGCGCGCGCCGCGGAGGTACTCCATGCCGTACACCACGGACGTGCCCGCGAACGCGGCCTTCTCCAGGCCCAGCTTGTCCGCGGCCTTCGCCGCGTTCATCACCGCGCCGGTGAGCAGCCGGGTCGCCTGCGGCGCCACCACCGTCGCCGCGAGCAGCGGGCGCGCGAGCGGATGGGTCTCGAACAGGAGCCGCCACGGATTGACGCCGCGCACGTCCGGGTGCTTGCGAGCCACCTGCGTGTCGAACATGCCGTAGCGGTTGGCGCGCTTGAGCCAGCGCTCGAAGGAGACGTGGTCGCTGCCGTGCAGCACATACGCGTCGCTGGCGAAGACGAAGGCGCAGCCTGCCTTCTCCAGGCGCACGCCCAACTCCACGTCCTCGGACTGGCCCAGGGACTTGTCGAAGCCGCCCACGCCCACGTAGTCCTCGCGGCGGAAGGACACGTTGCCCGTGTACAGGTGGTTGCCGTGCGCGCGCGCACCGGGGACGGAGAGCTCCTCCGCCATGCGGTGGTTGAGGTACGCGTACCAGCGCTCGAACAGCGGCATGTCGCCAATGGACGGGTCCGGCCGGATGCGGCCGAGCACCACGTTGCGCGAGCCCGGGGGATGCTGCTCCAGGTGCCGCTCCAGGAAGTCGGGGGCCACCTGCATGTCGTCGTCGGTGACGAGCACCACCTCGCCTTTCGCGGCCAGCACGCCCCGGTGCCGCGCGGCGGCGGCGCCCGCGTTGGCCTGCACCTCCACGCGCAACGTGAAGGGGCGCGGCTGGGCGAGCAGCGGCTCGCGGACGGGCTCCTTGGAGCCGTCATCCACCACGACGACCTCGAACTGGCCGGGGGGCAGGGTCTGCCCGGCGAACTGCTCCAGCAGTCGGGAGATGAGCGGCAGCCGGTTGAAGGTGGCGACGACGACGCTGAGGCGGGGCGTGGGGGCGTCCGAGGGCGTCATGGCTTCTTCTTCCTGAAGGACGGCAGCCAGCCCTTCTTCTTGGGCTGGGGGAAGGTGACGCTGCCCACGAAGCGGTCCGCGCCGATGAACTCCATCGTCTTGTTCGCGGAGCCGAAGTCCGTCTCTCCCAGCGAGACGCACAGGAGGACGCCGTCGGCGGCGAGCGCCAGGGGCAGGCTGGCGGGGCGGGTGAGGACGGAGTCGATGATGGCGACGACGCGCTCACCCCGGGCCACGCGCTCGCGCAATTCCAGCACGCGCCGGGGGGCCTCCGCGGGGGAGATGCCGGTGGCGTCTTCCAGGTGAATCTTCTGGGTGGCCGCGTACGGAGCGCCGGCCTCGAGGATGGCGGTGGCCGCCTCCAGCGCGGGGGCGCCTGGGTGCGCGGGGACCACGGTCAGATAGGCCCAGCCTCGGCGCTCCAAGGCGAACCACAACCGTTGCAGCGCCGGAGCGGGCACGGTGGTGTCGGAACCCTCGGTGTCCGAGGAACGGGGCGGTGCACTGGAATCGGCGGCCATGGAGCGCTGCCCGGTATAGCGCAACGCGTGGCGACCTCCCAACGACCTGGCCGGCTGGAAATGAGGAGCGGGTGACATTCGACCTGCCCGGCGGACTCCCTGTGTTCTCCGTCAGGGACATGGGGGGCGTGGGGGCGAGCGTGTTGTGGGGGCGAGCGTGTTATGGAATGGCCGTGCGGAAAATTGGCTATCTCATTCCCGAGTTTCCTGGACAGACGCACATCTTCTTCTGGCGTGAGCTGCAGGCGCTGCCAGGCAAGGGGGTGGCTCCAGAGCTGGTCTCCACTCGGCCGCCGCCCGCGCGAATCATCTCCCACAGTTGGGCGCGCGAGGCGATGGCGCGCACGGAGTACCTGGCGCCTCCTGGGCCGCTGGGCATGGTGAAGGCGGCGGCGGAGGTGGCGCGCGCCATGCCCACGGGGTGGGCGCGGTGCCTGGCGTCCATTGCCCGCGCGGAGGGGCTGGACGCGAAGGGGCGTGCGCAGCTCCTGGGCTTCGCGGTGATGGGTGGACGGCTGGCGTCGCTGGCGCGCGAGCGTGGGTGGTCGCACGTGCATGTGCACTCGTGCGCCAACGCGGCGCATGTGGCGCTGTTCGCGAACCTGTTGTCGGGGCTGACGTACAGCATGACGCTGCACGGGCCGCTGGATGACTACGGGCCGAACCAGAAGGAGAAGTGGCGCCACGCGAAGTTTGCCTTTGTCATCACGAAGAAGCTGTTGGGCGAGGTGAACCAGGAGCTGGCGGGGCACCTGCCCGCGAGCATCGAGCTGGCGCCCATGGGCGTGGAGCTGAGCAAGTTCAACCGCTCGGTGCCGTATGCCGCGTGGACGGGCGAGGGCCCGCTGCGCATCTTCTCGTGTGGCCGACTCAATCCATGCAAGGGGCACGCTGACCTCATCGACGCGGTGGGCGTCTTGCGCGCGAAGGGCATCGACGCGCGGCTGGCCATCGCGGGCGAGGACGAGGCGGGTGGCACCACGTACCGCAAGGTGCTGGAGGCGAAGCTCGCGGAGACGAAGCTGGGCGACGCGGTGACGCTGCTGGGCGCGGTGGGCGAGGACAAGGTGCGAGGCGAAATCGAGCGCGCGCACATCTTCTCGCTGGCGAGCCTTCAGGAGCCGTTGGGTGTGGCCATCATGGAGGCCATGGCCATGCGCGCGCCGGTGGTGGTGACGGGCGCGGGCGGCGTGAAGGAGCTGGTGGATGACGGCGTGGACGGGTTGCTCGTGCCGCCGCAGGCGCCGCTCGTGCTGGCGGAGAAGCTGGAGAAGGTGGCGCGCAATCCCGCCGAGGCCGAGCGCCTGGGCGAAGCGGGCCGGCGCAAGGTGGAGACGCAGTTCAGCAGTGAGCGCAGCGCGGACATGCTCGCGTTGATGCTCCAGCGCGCGGTGCTCTGAGCGCGAGGGTGGACCCGGTGCCGGTGCTCCGGCCCGGGTGAGCCGGGGCGCGGTGGCCTCGACCGTTC is part of the Myxococcus landrumus genome and encodes:
- the epsC gene encoding serine O-acetyltransferase EpsC, producing MKEKRSLLGSLVSDARELARAAGGGMDAKSIARVVLSSDSYRITALNRAREAALDYHIPLVNHVLRVAQTAVMGIEIGKEVTLGKGVYFVHSLGVVIGGDARIGDRVRFYGNNTVGTAKDNGYPTIEDDVWIGAGARILGPVRIGARSRIGANAVVLQDVPPDSVAVGIPARIFPRKDTDDVVL
- the epsD gene encoding exopolysaccharide biosynthesis glycosyltransferase EpsD, which codes for MTPSDAPTPRLSVVVATFNRLPLISRLLEQFAGQTLPPGQFEVVVVDDGSKEPVREPLLAQPRPFTLRVEVQANAGAAAARHRGVLAAKGEVVLVTDDDMQVAPDFLERHLEQHPPGSRNVVLGRIRPDPSIGDMPLFERWYAYLNHRMAEELSVPGARAHGNHLYTGNVSFRREDYVGVGGFDKSLGQSEDVELGVRLEKAGCAFVFASDAYVLHGSDHVSFERWLKRANRYGMFDTQVARKHPDVRGVNPWRLLFETHPLARPLLAATVVAPQATRLLTGAVMNAAKAADKLGLEKAAFAGTSVVYGMEYLRGARSEAGGWTGIAQEVARYLQGQRGR
- the epsE gene encoding exopolysaccharide biosynthesis GT4 family glycosyltransferase EpsE, coding for MAVRKIGYLIPEFPGQTHIFFWRELQALPGKGVAPELVSTRPPPARIISHSWAREAMARTEYLAPPGPLGMVKAAAEVARAMPTGWARCLASIARAEGLDAKGRAQLLGFAVMGGRLASLARERGWSHVHVHSCANAAHVALFANLLSGLTYSMTLHGPLDDYGPNQKEKWRHAKFAFVITKKLLGEVNQELAGHLPASIELAPMGVELSKFNRSVPYAAWTGEGPLRIFSCGRLNPCKGHADLIDAVGVLRAKGIDARLAIAGEDEAGGTTYRKVLEAKLAETKLGDAVTLLGAVGEDKVRGEIERAHIFSLASLQEPLGVAIMEAMAMRAPVVVTGAGGVKELVDDGVDGLLVPPQAPLVLAEKLEKVARNPAEAERLGEAGRRKVETQFSSERSADMLALMLQRAVL